A region of Myxococcus stipitatus DSM 14675 DNA encodes the following proteins:
- a CDS encoding quinone oxidoreductase family protein: MKAIRYHAVGGPEVLRLEDVEDPTPGPGEVRIRVKAAGVNFADTERRRGHYDAAVPLPRILGSEAAGIVDQVGPGVDSRWVGRRVVAMAPRSYAELMTAPADELLELPDHVSFEEGAGLLVQGLTAWHLIHTSARLERGQKVLIHAAAGGVGLLTIQLAKQLGATVLGTVSNEAKAQLAKEAGADEVFLYGGARSVADWVRDITGGAGVEVVMDSVGASTWASSLESLAPFGHLISFGSASGEPPPVSVESLYAKSIKVSAYWLRTQHPEALQRRARQALGELLSSGSLKVKLGLVVDLSEAAKAHRDLETRETVGKVVLRVP, encoded by the coding sequence ATGAAAGCCATTCGCTACCACGCGGTAGGTGGACCGGAAGTGTTGCGACTCGAGGACGTGGAAGACCCGACGCCAGGACCGGGCGAGGTCCGCATCCGAGTGAAGGCGGCCGGAGTGAACTTCGCCGACACGGAGCGACGAAGAGGCCACTACGACGCGGCCGTACCCCTGCCGAGAATCCTCGGGAGCGAGGCAGCGGGCATCGTGGACCAGGTCGGCCCCGGGGTCGACTCCCGGTGGGTGGGGCGCAGGGTGGTGGCGATGGCCCCTCGCAGCTACGCGGAGCTCATGACGGCGCCGGCCGACGAACTGTTGGAGCTACCGGACCACGTCAGCTTCGAGGAAGGAGCGGGACTCCTGGTGCAGGGGCTGACAGCCTGGCACCTGATTCACACTTCAGCTCGGCTCGAGCGAGGACAGAAGGTCCTGATTCACGCAGCCGCGGGAGGAGTGGGGTTGCTCACCATCCAGCTCGCGAAGCAGCTCGGGGCCACGGTTCTCGGGACAGTGTCCAATGAAGCCAAGGCCCAGCTCGCGAAAGAGGCGGGAGCGGACGAGGTTTTCCTCTACGGAGGAGCGCGCTCGGTCGCGGACTGGGTGCGCGACATCACCGGAGGAGCCGGAGTCGAAGTGGTGATGGACTCCGTAGGAGCCAGTACCTGGGCCAGCAGCTTGGAGTCCCTGGCCCCCTTCGGACATCTCATTTCATTCGGCAGCGCGAGCGGTGAGCCACCACCCGTCTCAGTCGAATCACTCTACGCAAAGTCTATCAAGGTGAGTGCGTATTGGCTGCGAACCCAACACCCGGAAGCCCTTCAGCGGCGGGCACGTCAGGCATTGGGTGAGCTGCTCAGCTCAGGCTCGTTGAAGGTGAAGCTGGGGCTCGTCGTGGACCTCTCGGAAGCCGCGAAGGCTCACCGGGATCTCGAGACGAGAGAGACAGTGGGGAAGGTGGTGTTGCGGGTGCCGTGA
- a CDS encoding SlyX family protein codes for MDESRIAELEIRYMQQQETLQELSDVLYEQQRVIEALRVELELLKKRLEAEPGLVDARQQERPPHY; via the coding sequence ATGGACGAGTCGCGCATCGCGGAGCTGGAGATTCGCTACATGCAGCAGCAGGAGACGCTGCAGGAGCTGAGCGACGTGCTCTATGAGCAGCAGCGGGTCATCGAGGCGCTGCGCGTCGAGCTGGAGCTGCTCAAGAAGCGGCTGGAGGCGGAGCCTGGGCTGGTGGACGCCCGCCAGCAAGAGCGCCCACCCCACTACTGA
- a CDS encoding sensor histidine kinase translates to MGALSIASRTATQPAATTLLELSSFLAVGGLVAVLAGRRGVVAVPREPPSSRPASSHEGLEAHLLRSLGDAVLATDAHGVVRYLNPAAATLLQCPEQEVIGAPLAQVLRSRPESGSFPIRHASKPSAWSPWPRALRRRDGGELPIEECTTPLRGLGGEELGAVWVFRDATSRRQFELERSQLLARERAALAEAQAHRELMESLFFQAPVAIAVFRGQDHVCELLNPQARVLLEVDGAALGKPLRDVQPEMDPGLLRLLDEVYREGMPFSAREVPLPTLPLTSTALHSKPQRYHDVSWQPWRDARGAIQGVMAVAVDVTGLVVSRRAAEDLAGELREVVQARDEFLSIASHELRTPITSLQLQLQFLLRMAPAAGTEGTTSLVHRRVEATLRSVAQLHQLVATLLDVSRIRAGRLDLHRERMDLSSLTQELVSRAQEDAAGARCPVRLVVSEPLYGNWDRVRLEQVLTNLLSNAFKYGAQRPVEIHVAREGGFACLSVKDQGIGIAPEDQARIFHRFERAVSQRHYSGFGLGLWIVRQIVEALDGDIRVESAPNAGSTFIVRLPLESASTIDATG, encoded by the coding sequence ATGGGGGCACTGTCCATTGCTTCACGGACCGCGACCCAACCCGCGGCCACCACCCTCCTGGAACTCTCCTCGTTCCTCGCGGTGGGGGGGCTCGTGGCGGTCCTCGCGGGGCGGCGCGGCGTGGTGGCCGTCCCCCGTGAGCCACCTTCATCCCGGCCTGCGTCCTCACACGAGGGACTGGAGGCCCACCTGTTGCGCAGTCTGGGCGACGCGGTGCTCGCCACGGATGCCCACGGCGTCGTGCGCTACCTCAATCCCGCCGCGGCGACCCTGCTCCAATGTCCGGAGCAGGAGGTCATCGGTGCTCCGTTGGCGCAGGTGCTGCGCTCCCGGCCTGAGTCGGGCTCCTTCCCCATCCGACACGCGTCGAAGCCCTCCGCGTGGTCTCCCTGGCCGCGCGCGCTGCGCCGCCGCGATGGGGGGGAGCTCCCCATCGAGGAGTGCACCACGCCGCTCCGGGGCCTCGGGGGCGAGGAGCTGGGGGCGGTCTGGGTGTTCCGCGACGCCACGTCCCGCCGGCAGTTCGAGCTGGAGCGCTCACAGTTGCTCGCACGCGAGCGCGCGGCTCTCGCGGAGGCCCAGGCCCACCGTGAGCTCATGGAGTCGCTCTTCTTCCAGGCGCCCGTCGCCATCGCGGTCTTCCGAGGGCAGGACCATGTCTGTGAGCTGTTGAATCCCCAGGCCCGGGTGCTCCTGGAGGTCGACGGCGCCGCCCTGGGCAAGCCGCTGCGCGATGTCCAGCCGGAGATGGACCCGGGCCTGCTCCGACTGCTCGATGAGGTCTACCGCGAAGGCATGCCGTTCTCCGCGCGCGAGGTGCCGCTGCCCACGCTGCCGCTCACCAGCACTGCCCTGCACTCGAAGCCGCAGCGCTACCACGACGTGTCCTGGCAGCCCTGGCGTGATGCTCGGGGCGCCATTCAAGGGGTCATGGCCGTGGCCGTGGATGTCACCGGGCTGGTCGTGTCCCGGCGCGCCGCGGAGGACCTGGCCGGTGAGCTGCGCGAGGTCGTCCAGGCGCGCGACGAGTTCCTCTCCATCGCCAGCCACGAGCTGCGCACCCCCATCACCTCGCTCCAGCTCCAGCTCCAGTTCCTCCTCCGCATGGCGCCCGCCGCCGGCACCGAGGGCACCACGTCGCTGGTGCACCGGCGCGTCGAGGCCACGCTGCGCTCCGTGGCCCAGCTCCACCAGCTCGTCGCCACGCTGCTGGACGTGTCTCGCATCCGCGCGGGACGGCTCGACCTGCATCGCGAGCGGATGGACCTGTCCTCGCTGACACAGGAGCTGGTGTCTCGGGCCCAGGAGGATGCGGCGGGGGCTCGGTGTCCGGTGCGGCTCGTCGTGTCCGAGCCCCTGTATGGGAACTGGGACCGCGTCCGGTTGGAGCAGGTCCTCACCAACCTGCTCTCCAATGCCTTCAAGTATGGCGCTCAGCGCCCCGTCGAAATCCACGTCGCTCGCGAGGGGGGCTTTGCCTGCTTGAGCGTGAAGGACCAGGGCATCGGCATCGCGCCCGAGGACCAGGCGCGCATCTTCCACCGCTTCGAGCGCGCCGTGTCCCAGCGTCACTACAGCGGCTTCGGCCTGGGCCTGTGGATTGTCCGGCAGATTGTCGAGGCGCTCGACGGCGACATCCGCGTGGAGAGCGCGCCCAACGCGGGCTCCACGTTCATCGTCCGGCTTCCCCTCGAGAGCGCCTCCACCATCGACGCCACCGGGTGA